The Apium graveolens cultivar Ventura chromosome 6, ASM990537v1, whole genome shotgun sequence genome contains a region encoding:
- the LOC141663999 gene encoding BTB/POZ domain-containing protein At1g21780-like codes for MRITKTVARFAHWTFETLSSNPIISEPFKMGHWTWFISAEMEKTMFIRLYPEPNIIAKEQPPLARFRIKVEPINVGMENSEPRVSPIQEKVLRTSEDFAWSAGIAYYSYFVIEVEFFDLKIWTTNGDLPTSIWPSSYGMKPQASLNTLQSCSRMLNESLHADVTINTADGMVRAHKAMLSACSPVFQGMFLCKEKDSSTIDIKDMSRDSCTALLGYMYGSISDEDFWKHRVALLGAAHKYDIAGLKNSCEESLTKDINSDNVLQRLQEAWKYDLENLKKTCMVFLFDFKKIYEVSHEIDALFKEADRELLNKMFRELLSAWKKIR; via the exons ATGAGGATTACAAAAACTGTGGCAAGGTTTGCTCACTGGACATTTGAAACACTGTCTAGCAATCCTATTATATCTGAACCTTTTAAGATGGGTCATTGGACTTG GTTTATATCAGCCGAGATGGAAAAAACAATGTTTATTAGGCTTTACCCAGAGCCTAATATAATAGCCAAAGAACAGCCTCCTCTTGCTCGTTTTAGGATCAAGGTCGAACCTATTAATGTCGGCATGGAGAATTCAGAACCCCGTGTTTCCCCTA TTCAGGAGAAAGTTCTTAGGACAAGTGAGGACTTTGCTTGGTCAGCTGGTATTGCTTATTACAGTTACTTTGTTATTGAAGTTGAGTTTTTTGATCTGAAAATCTGGACAACAAAT GGTGATCTACCTACCTCCATATGGCCCTCTAGCTATGGCATGAAACCTCAAGCATCCCTAAACACTCTTCAGAGCTGTTCTCGCATGCTTAATGAGTCTCTCCATGCTGATGTCACTATCAACACAGCTGACGGCATGGTCAGAGCTCATAAGGCAATGCTCTCTGCATGTTCTCCGGTGTTCCAAGGCATGTTTCTGTGCAAGGAGAAAGACTCCTCCACGATCGACATAAAGGATATGTCAAGGGACTCCTGCACAGCCCTTCTCGGTTACATGTACGGAAGCATTAGTGACGAGGACTTCTGGAAGCACAGGGTTGCTCTGCTTGGGGCAGCACACAAGTATGATATAGCAGGTCTAAAGAATTCTTGTGAAGAATCTCTTACTAAAGACATCAACTCCGACAATGTGCTCCAAAGGCTACAAGAAGCCTGGAAATACGATCTCGAGAATCTGAAGAAAACGTGCATGGTGTTTTTGTTTGATTTTAAGAAGATCTACGAAGTTAGCCATGAAATTGACGCATTATTTAAGGAGGCAGACAGAGAGCTATTAAACAAAATGTTTCGTGAGCTGCTAAGCGCCTGGAAGAAAATAAGATAA